The genomic stretch CAGGGCAGCAtgaattcctttgtacaacagaaagttctgtgatcttccgatGAAATAGAACCAATTCAGTATTTATAAATAACTAGCTGACCTGGAAAACGTCGTACTGTCACAAATTACGTTGGAGGTAAATGATTCTCCTTAACAAAATCCTCTTGGTTCTTGGTCGTTTTCTGGACCCAAACTAACTCCGAAGGCAAAATGTTCACAGTAttccttaagcaggtattagacgacgcaaatatttgctatttttggtacgattttttttttgcacaaaataaaatctgtattaaaaaatagcaaatatttgcttcgtccaaTACCTGCTTTAGTCTCACGTTTTGATTCTAGTTGACAATCCACTAAACATAACAAATTTGACTTTTCGAATtcggaatattttttattaGCAACGGTATAGCTTTCCAGAATGAAAAATAACCAGAATATAATTAATATTGCACAATTACTTCTCCGGCGAGAACCAAagataaaacaatttttaacaTAGATATTAAAAGTGGAAGGGTTTGATCCAGCTCGCATCATTCCTCCGAACTGACTGAACAATAGTAACAAAAATTCTCGAAAGTAAGGCTAAAAAACATAAAAGTTATGACTTGAATTAACTTTAAATATTTGAATAATAATCCCAACCATAACTTGGAAGTGCTTACCCGCCGGTTTTTCAAAAGATCATCGAAGTGTATATAAATTCATCCAAAAAAAAACCGTATAcctgaatttaaatttaagtgggcaaagcaaagccttagtgctacattccgattcggaacttgaccttctgtgtGTACAGGACACTTacgggctagcgctacgattctactgaagCTAACAGTGCAGTGGTctagaccaactggaaggtccGATTAACGGAAAAAAGTTGCCCTTaaactcaaactgaaaaaaaggttatagccttttaaccatttctgtgaattttggttccCGTAGTATATGCAGAAGCACGTCAAAAGACCGCAGAGTAATTACTCACCGAGTTCGTCGCtactacgtttgcttacgggaaaacttatttaggtctctgaaaaagttatctccGCTAGAGGCTCCttaattcacaggaatgggtaaaatctataatctataatttttttccagtttgagctctagtgTGTTTACTAGTGTTATTTTGCTTTTTACGGTTTTTTGCAACCATTAGTAGTGTACTTTTCTTTTCTTCATCCAAAACCATTGTATTATCCTGCTGTCCCGAGTGCTCGTTCCGGTAAATCGTTTATCACCTTCAAAGAACTACATTTCTTCGCTTTGTTTTTATCCCTACGTGAATTCCGCAGgatcttttttcaaaaaaaccgtACTCTAAccgcaaaatttgaaaaaactcTTGAATTTTCTTAACCTTGGTTAGAGAATATCCATATTATTTCGCTTTTTAACAGTCCTTGCTAAACATTTACAATAAAGAGCTTGACCAAAACAGGTCCAGAAAGTTCGAAATGAACCATTGGTATTTATCAATGTAAGTCTCTCATTATGTACAGATCGATAAGATGATCGAACAAATCGATAGATGGTGGAAAACTTGTAAACCGAAGTAGTAAAAGTTTTCTAAACAGAACTAAAAAGTATTCGGCCTAAAAAGGTCTGGCCGATTACGTTACAGAAAAatcaatggatttttttttttaaatatttgcgGCTAAAGTGCGGTTTTCTGAACGAAGATCCTGTTAGTTGGAACTCGGAGTAGCAGGTGACTGCAAGGGCTTTGGTCCAAAGTCTGATGAAGAAAAGGAAAATGCACTACTGACAGTTGCAGaaaaaaacgtaaaaagtaaaacaatTCATCGAAAAAGTTAGTTATTGATTACCTTAATTAATAATTTATGATTAAAATTGATTTGATAAgtattaaaatagaaaaaatgcatttttttatcgGCGTAATTAACGAATAACATCATTGGGATTAAATTAGCACTATTTTGTCTGCAGCACAGTTGTTCCCCATGAAATTTCCCATCCTCTTGGTATTTAACCTAATATGGCTCAATGTACGGTACCCACTTCAACCGATTGGATGccgaaatgttaaaaaataaactttttcggtaatttaaaaaattgtgattCATGCTTGGGACCCTGAACTGCTCTGAAAAACATCTGCTTATAGTATGAAATCCTAAAGAATTCGTTGGAAACTTTGaaacataaaattttattaGGTATAATTTGAAGTGctaaaatttttttccagaaaaatgTTCAGAAGCGTAGTTTTGAGCACACTTGTTACATTTGAATCTAAAATCTACCGTAGTGCCTACTAAGCTGCTGTTCACActaaaggcccgaatacacacacggcgtaatgatgccttctccatacaaattaaaatGCGTAATCGCGCCTTCCGTTGGGACGCCTTTCAGCCAGAACCTTTCTTtcaacaaacataaacaaacatcaaTTGGGTGGCATAACGACAAGAAGGTTAGCACACGGCGAGGTTCGAGACGGCGTGATTGCGTCTTCCGTGTAGACGAGTGGAAGGTGGTAGATGCTAGAAAGCACATTAGAAGGTTTTaagaaggtactgacaattttcgttaGGAAGGCGTCGTCacaccgtgtgtgtattcgggccttaaaGGCTCAAATACACAcgcggcgtaatgacgccttctccatacaaattagGAGGCGTAATCGCGCCTTTCGTTGGGACGCCTTTTAACCAGAACCTTCTAGCTTTGCCTTCTAGTGAAAAAGGTAGTCGTTCGCCGCCTTCGGCTGCGTACTTGACTGCCTTCCGTGTAAACACATCGTGCCTTCCACGCGGTCTTGTGTCGCCTTCTTTGGGCGAAGGCGCTGGCAgcgccgtgttgtatcattttccagATTCTAGGAGTGTgttgctttattttttcttccaacaaacataaataaacataaattgGGTGGCATGACGACAAGAAGGTTAGCACACGGCAGAGTTCGAGACGGCGTGATTGATTGGTAGATGCAAGAAGGCACATTGGTTGGTAGATGCATGAAGGCACATTAGAAGGTTTCGagaaggtactgacaattttcgtcaggaaggcgttgtcacgccgtgtgtgtattcgggccttaagGCTTATAATTTTATTCGAATTCAAATTATATTAACCCTCTCtttaccatggttactctagagcaccacaggtttggatgcaaaaagtctttcgaaatatttaccaatgctactcaaaatgcataaatatattcttgaacAATATACTGATTGTTCAAGTACATATTAATGTATTTTGAGAGAGATTGGTAAATATTTCTAAAGGTTTTTTGCGTCCAAAActatggtgctctagagtaaccatggtaaaGAGAGGGTAAATGAAAGCAGTTTCGATTTTAAGATTGATTACCCATCTTAGCAGTTTCACAAAAACTGTCCGGAGTCAAGCAAAATACTTGCAGAAAAATCTTAATAAAAGGATTTCCGCATAGTCATTTATAAAGTTTGAATTATTATGCTTGACTTGCGgaactaaaaaataaataaatctaaaaTTTAGTAAGTGACTCTAGATTGCAGCCGTGAGTTATCGCCTGTTGCAGCCAGTTAATTATTGTTATGGAATCAAGTCATCCTaactagagcgggggcctagtgtggttggtaacgtctccgccaaccacgctcgacgcctgggttcgaatcccaccgccgacataggtgtcgatggttgttgtgaggtggcgtgatccactcacaaccaacccaactggtctaggttcaatcctagccgacaccgggagattttctgaggcgaaaaatctctgggatcacgccttccatcgcatgaggaagtaaagccgttggcgccggtccgttaataaacgggtcgtgagttagggtcctgggtgtggagtcgcctccctgggcgtcggtgattggccacaacagtggcggaactagaccgacggaaaataagcgagaataaaaaaaaaagtcatccTAACTCTCATTCCTCATTTTCTGCATAGGTGCATTAAATGATTGTGACTATACGATTATAGTAATGTAATAATAATTGAACCTCTCAATTCAAAAATTCtcgaaaaaaggcaaaaaataaatcaaaagttGGTGCGAACATATTTGCATTACATCCCGCAACTAATAAATAATCCAATCCAGTTTTCTCGGAACCGTCTGGCTTTTTTTAGGCAGCTGttgattaaacaccaaatttttgcAAACGATTGTATCATAGTGTTATATCGCTTCTGCTCGGTCAACACGAACTGGCTGAAAAAATTTCTCGGAACCACATATGTGTGATGCTATCTGGTATCGATTAAAGCGGCTGTCGTCATTAGCAACATTAGAAGCAAATATACAGGATACAGCCAGCAACTAAATCATCGACATTCATATGCGAAGTAGTTCCTCGTTTGATAGCTCTAATAAAACTCACAGCAGTCACAACTTGTTCAGAGCGCAGCGATTTAGCCGGAGggaaattttcaattaacataatcacctaCTTCCTCACACATGTACCGGAGATCTCTACTAGAGCGTGTGTGTAACCGAATCTCGAATGAAGCTGTTTAGTGGAAAACTAGATTAAACTCACGATGAAAGTCCTAATTTTCATTTCGAAAATAAGTatgcaaaatgttttttgcAGTCTACTTAATACACTCTCAATTGTCTAATTGTCAGCACCTTTTGGGTTAGTGGGAAGGAAGCAGGAAGGCCAAACCCGATGCGGTTCGTAATTCAATTGTACATTCCACTCTATTAAACCAGCAGAGAGCATGTCAACTGCCCGAGCTGAAAATTTCACTGTTCTATTTCCCAGggcaaaataattaaatttccCTTCTCCCTTTCTCTGTTTCGCTTTTGCAGATCCACAGGTCGTGAAAATGTGTCTTCCTCGGCAGGCAAACTAAGCAAGTGGCTGGCAGCAGGGAAGAGCAAAACCCACCAGCCACGGGGCGTACCTGCTGTGATTAGGCATCGTGCGACAGAACTGGTGGATAGCATTTAcccaacagcagtagcagcaataTCAGTAGGAGCATAGTAGCAGTAGCAACCCGGCAGCAAAATGCCACTGCCGAAGCGACTCATCCAGCCGGTGTACGTGGCCCGGTCAGTGTATGTGAGAGAAGAACTTCCGGCTGAACTTGAAACGGTAACTAATACCACCCTCACCAACATCGTCCGGCAACTGTCGTCGCTATCCAAACATGGAGAGGATCTATTCGGAGAGCTGACACGGGACGCAGGCAATCTAGCCGAGCGGGCCAATTCGCTTCAGGCACGGATCGATAGGTTAGCTATCAAAGTAACCCAACTGGATAGTACGGTGGAGGAAGTTTCACTTCAAGACATCCAACTCAAGAAGGCATTCAAAAGTGCGACCGTTTTCGATCAGCAGATTTTTTCCCGACAGACAATGCCGACCGCTATGTTGGAGGTCTATCAGGTAAGTTTGTCTATATGAAAAAACTAAACAGATGGAatgtaaatatttattttctatttctaggCTTGCGATAAACCGCCACCACTGGATAAATTAAATTGTTATCGAGACGATGGCAAAGACGGTCTCAAATTCTACACAGATCCTAACTACTTCTTCGAACTATGGCGACAGGAAATGCTAAAGGACACAGAACGAGTAATGCACGATCGCGGTAAAAAGGTTCACAAACCGCGTGGAACTGACGGTGGAGTCGAGGGTGGTCGACAGAAGAAACGACCCAGAGCACCGCACAATACACGCGAGAAGCAACGCCAGCGGGCGATTGGTCATGGTGAAACCCTAATGCCTAACAATGTGATCTACCGAACACCGAATGCGATTGCAGCAGCCAATGAGGAAGCACTGTACAACAGCACCATGGGTGGCAATATTATTTATGATTCCAGGAACTCGGGACCGGCAAGACCAAATTCGATTGAACTGCGACGAAGTTACCAGCCGGAAACTGTGGATGGTGGTTATGCACCTCCATCGCCAcactaccagcagcaacaacagcaaatGGCACAGCAGAACAGCTATCAACAACAGCAGTCAATGTACGACGAGTTCCATAACCAATCAATGTACGGAACCAACTCGAGTCAAATATCGCAGGAAAGCTTATATGCCCCTGGTACTCCTTCGCGATCAAAATCGCGACCCTCCCAGCCACCACCAGCGCCACCATCGACAGGAAGCGGCCAAGGAACTCCTAATGTATCGAACGCCAATACACCTACACGTGGTCGAAGTATGTCTACGGGTCGAGACAATCTGCCGCCTCCACCACCGATTCCGGAAGGTCTTCAATCACCGCCAAATATTCCCAATGGTGGAGCCAATGTAGCCGCGAAGCTTCTGAACCGAGCCAACTCGAGAGCGGGCTCTCCTCAGCTCGGGGCCAATGGTCAGCCCACGCAACCGCAGCATCAAATGATGGGCATGCACGGTGGAGCTCCACAACCACAGGCAATCATCGACCAGAACCAGATCGCGTTGGCACAGTTGAATCAGCAGATTAACAATCTGAACAACCTCAACATGCAGTTGAACCAGCTGTCCATGAATGATCTTCCACCGCCGCCACCGATTCCGGAACAGGTGAGTTGTGCACTTTCCCCATTCATGATACCAGAGATTACCGCAATAACGCAAACGCTCTTCGGAGGTTTCATTTTCCTTTTTGCTGAGTTTAGTTCGGCTGAGTTGCCGTCGCTTGCGTATGTTATTAGTTAAGCGGTAAGCAGGTTACTTGTGGTGCTTGTTTTGTCCTACCGTGGGTCACTAACGAATGTCGAGTGTTTGTGTGTCGATCGTGTTGGTCCTTAGAAGATATTGTCGCATTTTTAAGTGTGGATAGTGATGTGGCAGCCTTTGAGACCATCTCGCAGTTTTTGTTCGTTCCCAACCATTCTGCCAGCTATCGATAACGAATAATCTTTTTGATAATGAGCGGAAACACCACATGAAAATAGAACTGCCTTTTTGAGTCACACTAGCAGAAAGAAAACAAATTCCAGGTTTAGtacacttgaaaaaaaatgactttagTAACCGAATAATCGAAAAAGACAACGAACAGATAAAAATAAAGTCAAAAAATGACCGAGTTAAATTTTCTTGTAATTATAATGTAATATGTAGCATCTTAAGTACGATATTTTAGATAAATAGCTCTCATAATATGATAAAAATGCTATTATAATTATTTGCTCTCATTGTAGAAGGGCACAATGTAGTTTCCATGAGCCGTATGGACACAGTTATGACTAGCAAAGCAATActgaacaagaaaaaaaaatgaaaatgtgcACTTCAATCAACAGAtgaacaaatgtttttttttgtgatttttttatatgaattaTTCTTTTCACTTGTTAGTACTGTAAAATTAAACTATTTACTCGACAAGTTTCTCTAGAGAGTATGTAACATAACTTATTTCATTGGAAACAGTTTGGAATGCCGTAGAAATTAAACTGAATACGAGAATTGGGAATATACTAAATAGAATATTTGCCCAAAGTTACTATAACTATATTTATTTATGCttaattaaaatgaaaatttagaaaaCCACCAGTGTTCGACATACGATAGTAGATTACTTGATTCTTACTCCCAGGTCCTCTCAGAGCACATTACGCAGTCTTTACAACGTAAACATTCTCTACACATGTTTCTCTAATTGAGTCCAATCGTTTTTAAAAAGTTTGCAAAATTTTCGTTAGGAGATCGCTTCGAAACAACAATAGTTCTGTGACAATCAATTATCTATCAGCTCCAAATAAGTTAGTTTTCGATTGAAAATAACAAACCATTTCAGCCGTTGAACGTGCTCACTTTATGATTAATCATTACATACTTTACCAGCACTTCCCAGTTAAATGAATATACACTACAAAATTGTATTTTACAACATTGTACTTTATTCTTCTAGCTTTCGCCCAAGCAATCGCCACCGAATGTAgcaccgccgccgccgccaccgCCTCCGCCAATACTGGACGGCCCGCTAAGTCCCTCGAAGCCCCCGATGACGAACGGCGACATTATGCCCATGCCCAACGGCAATCTGATTATGGGCCAAATGCACCAACTGAAGAAGATTCCCCCGCAGGAGAAAATTGCCTACGAAGATCCTCGGTCCGATCTAATGAAAGCCATTCGAGACGGTAAATCActtgtattttttaaattgagaaCTCCATGCGCTAACATTCCTCTTATTGAATTGTTACAGGAATCAAACTGCGTAAGGTAGAACAGCGGAACGATGCCAAGGAGAATGATCGTACCATCGAGCGGCTGCATGATGTGGCCTCGATTCTGGCACGGCGCGTCGCAATAGAACTAAGCGAATCGTCCGACTCGGAGAGCGACGACGATAGCGAGGGGTGGATGGAGAATGAAACGTCCGCATGACATCACGAGAACGCTGCCGCTGCGGCCGTTACCATTGCGGCCGGGGGCGGTGGCAAGAAGAAGTAAATGACAGTGCACTACCTACTGGGCCCTGGATTACAACAGTCTGGTGGCAAAGGTCAGCGTGTCGTATCGACGAAAGGAAGTAAGCGAAACACAGCAGATTACTGTTGCCCTCAGAGCGAGCCATTTTGTCAGGATGTGGTAACTGGTAGGGATTCCAACTATGCGGAAGTGggtttatttttcttatttttctttggcgtgaaatatttttgtaggCGTCAAAGGAGATTATACGAATTCATAAGTAACCGCCTATTTCGGCCCACGCAGAGAGTAGAGATCAGTGATATTGCAAAAGATGTATATTTTACTGTAAATATACTAAGTTATTTATTACTATGGGATGAAAGATTTAATTAGGCAGAGTTTATTTTTTCGTTTCAACTGTAGCgtttctttttttaatttttacccaTGCTAATTTAAACGAAATTGCGCGAAAAAGGGTAATaatcaaaaacgatgaaagttGATAATATTTAAGCGGTTAGATCTTAAGCACATATTCGCAAAATTATTTTTGCAGCCTGTACCAATTCGTATTGCTATACTTATTTGTAGTGGCTTTCGAAAATTCGTAGAAATCAAATCGGCAGAGTAAAGTGAGTCCCTGAAGCAAAAGAAAAATGGTAAAGTGTGGCACAATTTTCCAGTATTTATTTGCAGCGCCGCCTATGATaacatttagatttttttcagttaaGGAAAATTCTCGTTTTTAAAAGAACgatatagggtaatcgctccattattcatctcaacagcttggtgcacctatattcatcatatttctctcatttgtccaatttaccgtctaatttctacaaatttttgaaagtaaatctatttgcttctcggtTTTCTCAAGCGGCTGaaaattttacgttgaaaatatggtaaaatttgacgataaattgatcaaaaaggcgtgatcaGATGATacaggtactgagatgaatataggagcggttactcATAATTTTTTTCACACCGGATACCTCCTCTAGCGATTtattcaactgaaaattttgaaatgccCACTTTTCCAAAAAGCAACAGATCATGTGCCACAACGTACATTCGATAATCACGAGACTgttgaaaaaagaaacaaaccATTAGAAGCAAACTACTCTCATTCCACATGCCCCTTTATAAATCTAGAGAACATGCAAATGCAAATAAAACACCACGAAGATTTCTCTTTTTTTTGGAAAGCAACAATAGCCCAGTCTAGCGAGTAAATACTAGGATATAAAGGTAAAATTTAGCAGCAAATTAGATCAGTCAAAGACTCAGATAAAATCGATATTGCGCCAGCAAAAGTGACTATTTTACGCCATTTGGAATGGACTCAGAAGCTCAAATATAGCGAAAACTTTGCTAATTAGTGTCGTAGAAATCTTTAAGATATGTACTGAAATATCCAAGCACTTTTTCGGTAACTATTCTTCACAA from Wyeomyia smithii strain HCP4-BCI-WySm-NY-G18 chromosome 3, ASM2978416v1, whole genome shotgun sequence encodes the following:
- the LOC129729539 gene encoding actin-binding protein WASF3, whose protein sequence is MPLPKRLIQPVYVARSVYVREELPAELETVTNTTLTNIVRQLSSLSKHGEDLFGELTRDAGNLAERANSLQARIDRLAIKVTQLDSTVEEVSLQDIQLKKAFKSATVFDQQIFSRQTMPTAMLEVYQACDKPPPLDKLNCYRDDGKDGLKFYTDPNYFFELWRQEMLKDTERVMHDRGKKVHKPRGTDGGVEGGRQKKRPRAPHNTREKQRQRAIGHGETLMPNNVIYRTPNAIAAANEEALYNSTMGGNIIYDSRNSGPARPNSIELRRSYQPETVDGGYAPPSPHYQQQQQQMAQQNSYQQQQSMYDEFHNQSMYGTNSSQISQESLYAPGTPSRSKSRPSQPPPAPPSTGSGQGTPNVSNANTPTRGRSMSTGRDNLPPPPPIPEGLQSPPNIPNGGANVAAKLLNRANSRAGSPQLGANGQPTQPQHQMMGMHGGAPQPQAIIDQNQIALAQLNQQINNLNNLNMQLNQLSMNDLPPPPPIPEQLSPKQSPPNVAPPPPPPPPPILDGPLSPSKPPMTNGDIMPMPNGNLIMGQMHQLKKIPPQEKIAYEDPRSDLMKAIRDGIKLRKVEQRNDAKENDRTIERLHDVASILARRVAIELSESSDSESDDDSEGWMENETSA